The stretch of DNA TGGACCCTCTTAAGTCCTGAAAACTGTAGACTCCTTTTTCTTTTTTTATCCAGATTTTTTCCACAATATCCCGCTCCTTTGGTCCCTTTTCCAGGAACTCCTCCAGGGAAACCCAGCCTGCTTTAAACAGCTTCACTTCAGTGTCGGTTGCCAACAGGGCCGTTAAAAAGTCGGAAAAACCGTAGCGGGAATACACCGTGGCGCCCACGGTCACCATGTTCTTCAGTTGCATTCCCACAATATCTTCAATGGATCGTTGAAAAAGGTTGTTAAAATCTTTATTTAAATCTTTATGGAGCATCACCGCCGCAAAGGTGGTCATGGCTCCGATTTCGTAGCCCTCCTCCTTTTCATCGATGTAATCCAGGTTAAGACTTGATAAATCCACGGCGGTGCCAATGGCCTTTGAGCCCAGCTTTAAGTAGGCCCCGCCGCCGATCACGGCATTGTTCCGTCGTTCCCTAAGCTTTCCGTAAGCTTCTTCCAGGGTTTTTGGGAAAAAATATTTTCCTATGGTGATCATTTATGAACCCTCCACTTCCATTTCTTTTTCCATTATTTCTCGCTCTTTTCTTTCGTCCTCAAGGGTTTTCTTCGGTAAAATAAGATTCAAGCTGAACACGACGATGGCGGAAATCACCACGGCGGAGCTGCCGAAAATCATCATAAACCATTGGGGAAACACTTCTAGGGCTTCAGGTACTTGACTGATGCCGACCCCCAGGGCCACGGCCAGACCTACAATGGTGATGTTTCGAATGGACAGCTCATCCTGAATGATCAGCCGAATTCCCGTCATGGTAATCAGGGCAAACACCGTAATGGTGGCGCCTCCCAGTACACTGTGGGGGATGGTGGTCATCAGGGCTCCCACCTTCGGCACAAAGCCCGCAAGTAAAATCATTCCTGCGGCTAAGGCCAGGACGAATTTACTGATCACCTTGGTCATGCTGACAATCCCCACATTTTGACTGTAGGTGGCGGTGGGAAGGCCGCCAAAGAGGGAAGCGATCACACTGGCCACCCCGTTTCCGATAATCCCCCCGGAGAGTTCATCGTCGCTGATCTCCCGACCCATGCCTCCCACCGTGGTTGCGGAAAGATCCCCTACGGCCTGTACGGAGTTTACCACATACATAATAGCCATGGTCAGAATCGCCGAGGGATAAAACTCAATGCCGAAGTATAGCGGTCTCGGCAGGGCAAACCAGGAGGCCTCGGCAATCGGAGCAAAATCCACGAGACCTAAAGGCAAGGCCAGAAAATATCCGGCTAAAATCCCCACTAGAATCGAAGCAAGCTTTAGATAGCCCTTGGCAAACTGATTGCAAAAAAGCACCACCAAAAGGGTAACCACGGCTACCAGCCAGTTGGTATAGGACCCGTACCCCGTCTGACCCATGCCCCCTGCCATGTAGTTTATCGCCGTGGGATACAGGGACAGTCCGATGGTAAACACCACGGTGCCCGCCACCATGGGAGGAAAGTATTTTCGTATCGGTTTAATAAATATACCCACAATCACCGCCACTACACCACCAATCATTTGGGCACCTAAAATTGCTGCGATTCCGTATTGACTGCCGATGGCGATCAGCGGGGGGATATAGGCAAAACTGACGCCCATAATCACCGGCAGTCCCGAGCCGATCCGGTAGGTAGACCCTGCCTTCCCCATGGGGTACAGCTGAATCAAGGTGGCAATTCCCGCAATAAACATGGCGCTTTGCACCAATAGAGTGGCGTCCCCGGTGCCGAGGCCCACCACGCCCCCGATGATAATGGCCGGGGTGATATTGCCCACCAGCATAGCCAGCACATGCTGGATCCCCAGGGGAAATGCCTTGGCCATACTGGGCAATCCATGCAACTCAAAAACTGAACGACTGCGTAACTCCGTACTTCCTTTGTCCATTTTTACGCCTCCTTACATATTTTTTTCATAAAATCTTTCCATAAAAAAAGCCAGCACAAAAGAATCTCTTCTTTTGGGCTGACCGTTTAAAGCAAAACCACGGTTTTCTTTAAATCTTGTTCAGCGTATATTTAATTGTTTGGATTTCTAAACCTTGATGGAAAAGTCAGCGCTTCGCTTCTTCTCCACCTTGACAATATTATATCATAGTCCCGGAAAAGTTGTAAAGGTACTTGCCCTAATCTTCAAAAAATTCTTTGTTCCCTTCCTTTATTACCTTTTTAGCCATTATTCTACGGTAAATACCAGGTATTCCCGGTCTTCCCGAATATCCTGTTCCACCTTTGTCAGCTGACAGGGCAGACTTAAAACCCCGGCGAAATGTTCTTCCAGCTCCTTTTTCAGCTCT from Isachenkonia alkalipeptolytica encodes:
- a CDS encoding FAD binding domain-containing protein: MITIGKYFFPKTLEEAYGKLRERRNNAVIGGGAYLKLGSKAIGTAVDLSSLNLDYIDEKEEGYEIGAMTTFAAVMLHKDLNKDFNNLFQRSIEDIVGMQLKNMVTVGATVYSRYGFSDFLTALLATDTEVKLFKAGWVSLEEFLEKGPKERDIVEKIWIKKEKGVYSFQDLRGSSSDYSILNLALSKVDNHYQIALGARPGRATPAVETAAYLSGKKLSEKEMEQAGEILAEELVFGTNGRGTKEYRRAMGKVLLKKALQEVSAHEN
- a CDS encoding uracil-xanthine permease family protein; the encoded protein is MDKGSTELRSRSVFELHGLPSMAKAFPLGIQHVLAMLVGNITPAIIIGGVVGLGTGDATLLVQSAMFIAGIATLIQLYPMGKAGSTYRIGSGLPVIMGVSFAYIPPLIAIGSQYGIAAILGAQMIGGVVAVIVGIFIKPIRKYFPPMVAGTVVFTIGLSLYPTAINYMAGGMGQTGYGSYTNWLVAVVTLLVVLFCNQFAKGYLKLASILVGILAGYFLALPLGLVDFAPIAEASWFALPRPLYFGIEFYPSAILTMAIMYVVNSVQAVGDLSATTVGGMGREISDDELSGGIIGNGVASVIASLFGGLPTATYSQNVGIVSMTKVISKFVLALAAGMILLAGFVPKVGALMTTIPHSVLGGATITVFALITMTGIRLIIQDELSIRNITIVGLAVALGVGISQVPEALEVFPQWFMMIFGSSAVVISAIVVFSLNLILPKKTLEDERKEREIMEKEMEVEGS